A genome region from Candidatus Schekmanbacteria bacterium includes the following:
- a CDS encoding FAD-dependent oxidoreductase — MTFEHDVIIVGAGLAGSRAAVELAENTDVAIVTKVFPTRSHSSAAQGGVGAALGNEEEDSPLWHAFDTTKGSDYLGDQEAIEIMCNDAPRTVYELEHMGVPFSRTKDGKIAQRPFGGHTKNFGEAAVKRACYAADRTGHVMLHTLYEQCIKHQVKVYSEFLMLDLIVRDNICRGIVGMDMISGEIIVLHAKAVMFATGGYGKIFKTTSNAYSSTGDGMSIVYNAGLPLEDMEFV; from the coding sequence ATGACTTTTGAACATGATGTAATAATAGTTGGAGCTGGTCTTGCTGGTTCAAGAGCAGCTGTTGAGCTTGCTGAGAACACTGATGTTGCGATTGTAACAAAAGTATTCCCAACACGCTCACATTCGTCTGCTGCTCAAGGAGGTGTGGGAGCAGCATTAGGAAATGAAGAAGAAGACTCTCCACTTTGGCATGCCTTTGATACTACCAAAGGAAGTGACTATTTGGGAGATCAGGAAGCGATTGAAATAATGTGCAATGATGCACCGCGCACGGTCTATGAATTGGAGCATATGGGAGTGCCTTTCAGCAGAACCAAGGATGGCAAAATTGCACAAAGACCTTTTGGCGGGCATACGAAAAATTTCGGTGAAGCGGCTGTTAAAAGAGCATGTTATGCCGCTGACAGGACAGGACATGTAATGCTTCATACTCTCTATGAGCAGTGTATCAAACATCAGGTAAAGGTTTATTCAGAATTTTTGATGCTTGATTTGATCGTGCGAGACAATATCTGCCGAGGTATTGTAGGGATGGATATGATAAGCGGTGAAATAATAGTTCTTCATGCCAAGGCAGTGATGTTTGCTACAGGTGGATATGGAAAGATATTTAAGACAACATCAAACGCTTATTCTTCAACAGGCGATGGGATGAGCATTGTTTACAATGCAGGACTTCCACTTGAAGATATGGAATTTGT
- the sdhD gene encoding succinate dehydrogenase, hydrophobic membrane anchor protein: MALENRVSSDSGAINWFFQRITGLVLLFLLLIHFWIMHYSGGEENILFDAVVKRLADPKFKVIDLSFLVLGLYHGLNGIWMVVQDYIKSPAWKTTIFSLLSFVGLILVVLGFVAVLPISPDWVNIP; encoded by the coding sequence ATGGCATTAGAAAATAGAGTTTCAAGCGATTCAGGAGCTATAAACTGGTTTTTTCAAAGAATAACTGGTTTGGTTCTCCTCTTTTTGTTATTGATTCATTTTTGGATAATGCATTACAGCGGAGGAGAAGAAAATATCCTTTTTGATGCTGTTGTAAAGAGATTAGCAGATCCAAAGTTCAAAGTTATTGATTTATCCTTCCTCGTTTTGGGACTATACCATGGATTGAATGGCATCTGGATGGTAGTCCAAGACTACATTAAATCTCCTGCATGGAAAACGACAATATTCAGTTTGTTGTCATTTGTAGGATTAATTTTAGTAGTCCTTGGATTTGTTGCTGTATTGCCAATTTCACCTGATTGGGTAAATATCCCTTAA
- the sdhC gene encoding succinate dehydrogenase, cytochrome b556 subunit, translating into MRYKWRTGMWAWVLHRVTGLGITLFILEHIYTVSHLQQGRESFDNLMKLFGAPIFKLGELALFAIIIYHSLNGVRVFLIDFFGGASYHKSVFWVLVVIGIIIFLAGAYPFVSPLLAG; encoded by the coding sequence ATGAGGTATAAATGGCGAACTGGAATGTGGGCGTGGGTCCTGCACAGAGTAACAGGATTAGGAATAACTCTCTTTATCCTTGAACATATTTATACTGTCAGCCATCTGCAGCAGGGGAGAGAGAGCTTCGACAACCTGATGAAGCTCTTTGGAGCTCCTATCTTTAAACTTGGTGAATTGGCTCTTTTTGCCATTATCATTTACCACAGTTTAAATGGTGTCAGGGTTTTTCTAATAGATTTTTTTGGAGGCGCAAGCTACCACAAATCGGTTTTTTGGGTATTGGTAGTTATAGGGATAATAATTTTTCTTGCTGGGGCTTATCCTTTTGTTTCGCCCCTTTTGGCAGGATAG
- a CDS encoding Fe-S-containing hydro-lyase yields the protein MEGPIKLQTPLKDEDVEKLKIGDQVLISGVLLTGRDAAHKRLVELLDKGEELPIDVKGQVIYYVGPTPAKPGRVIGSAGPTTSGRMDAYAPRLIELGLKGMIGKGSRADNVIEAMKKYKSVYFAAIGGAAALIASQIKKAEIIAYEDLGPEAIRRIEVENFPAVVVNDIYGNDLYKEGRKRYQIID from the coding sequence ATGGAAGGACCGATTAAACTTCAAACGCCGTTAAAAGATGAAGATGTTGAAAAGTTAAAAATAGGGGATCAAGTTTTAATAAGCGGTGTCCTGTTGACTGGAAGAGATGCGGCACACAAAAGATTGGTTGAACTCTTGGATAAAGGGGAAGAGCTTCCCATAGATGTCAAGGGTCAGGTTATATATTATGTAGGGCCTACTCCGGCAAAACCCGGAAGAGTTATAGGTTCAGCCGGACCGACCACAAGTGGCAGGATGGATGCCTATGCTCCACGTTTGATAGAATTGGGGTTGAAAGGAATGATAGGCAAGGGCTCGAGGGCTGATAATGTTATTGAAGCTATGAAAAAATATAAATCTGTATATTTTGCGGCTATTGGAGGAGCGGCGGCTCTGATTGCAAGCCAAATCAAAAAAGCTGAAATCATTGCCTATGAGGACTTGGGGCCTGAAGCAATTAGAAGAATAGAAGTCGAAAATTTTCCTGCTGTTGTAGTGAATGATATTTATGGCAATGATTTATACAAGGAAGGAAGGAAAAGATACCAGATAATTGATTGA
- a CDS encoding fumarate hydratase, whose amino-acid sequence MKTIKASQITDAVKKMCMDANYDLGEDVVKALDEAIEKEESPVCKVVLQHIKENSEIARRDSVPMCQDTGFAVIFAEIGQDVHIEGNFVDAVNEGVRQGYKEGYLRKSIVADPLNRVNTGDNTPAVIHTSIVPGDSLKIIMAPKGGGSENMSGLKMLKPSDGVEGIKQFILERVSEAGPNPCPPIVVGVGIGGTFEVAALLAKKSLTRELGKHNPDPEIAKLEEEMLEKVNKLGIGPQGYGGRITALAVHIEKHPCHIASLPVAVNINCHAHRHKEVVL is encoded by the coding sequence ATGAAAACGATAAAAGCTTCACAAATAACTGATGCTGTAAAAAAAATGTGTATGGATGCAAACTACGACCTTGGTGAAGATGTTGTAAAAGCTCTTGATGAAGCAATTGAAAAAGAGGAATCGCCTGTTTGTAAAGTTGTCCTACAGCACATAAAGGAGAATTCTGAAATTGCCAGAAGAGACTCAGTCCCTATGTGTCAAGATACAGGATTTGCTGTAATCTTTGCTGAGATTGGACAGGATGTACATATTGAAGGAAATTTTGTTGATGCTGTTAATGAGGGCGTAAGGCAGGGCTACAAGGAAGGATATTTAAGGAAATCAATTGTTGCCGATCCTTTGAATCGAGTTAATACAGGCGACAATACTCCGGCTGTAATTCATACCTCTATTGTCCCGGGAGATTCATTGAAAATCATTATGGCTCCAAAGGGTGGGGGAAGCGAAAATATGAGCGGCCTTAAAATGCTCAAACCCTCTGATGGAGTTGAGGGCATAAAGCAGTTTATTCTTGAAAGAGTAAGTGAAGCAGGACCCAATCCTTGTCCTCCTATAGTTGTTGGAGTAGGAATTGGAGGGACTTTTGAGGTAGCTGCTCTTCTTGCAAAAAAGTCTCTAACCCGTGAACTTGGCAAACATAATCCTGATCCTGAAATTGCCAAACTTGAAGAGGAAATGCTTGAAAAGGTAAATAAATTAGGTATTGGACCTCAAGGTTATGGAGGAAGAATTACAGCTCTTGCTGTACATATTGAAAAGCATCCATGTCATATAGCAAGTCTTCCTGTAGCAGTCAATATCAATTGTCATGCCCATAGACACAAGGAAGTTGTTCTTTAA
- the mdh gene encoding malate dehydrogenase has translation MKRNKITIVGAGNVGATAAHWAASKELGDIVLVDVVEGVPQGKALDLMETAPVEGFDVNVIGTNGYEETADSDVVIITAGLARKPGMSRDDLQAKNAEIVKSVTEQVVKYSPNSYLIIVSNPLDVMTYLAWKVSGFPKNRVVGMAGVLDTARFRCFLAMELGVSVEDIQACVLGGHGDNMVPLARYSTISGIPITHFISQEKLDKIIERTRKAGGEIVGLLKTGSAYYSPSASAVQMAEAILKDKKRILPAAACLDGEYGITGNIFVGVPVKLGGNGVEEIIELELLEEEKNALLKSTEGVRKNIEKLNI, from the coding sequence ATGAAGAGAAACAAAATTACAATAGTAGGGGCAGGAAATGTAGGTGCTACCGCAGCGCATTGGGCTGCTTCAAAAGAGCTTGGTGATATTGTTCTTGTAGATGTTGTGGAAGGAGTGCCTCAAGGTAAAGCGTTGGATTTGATGGAAACGGCACCAGTTGAGGGCTTCGATGTTAATGTAATTGGAACAAATGGCTATGAAGAAACGGCAGATTCGGATGTGGTAATCATTACAGCTGGACTTGCTAGAAAGCCGGGAATGAGCAGGGATGACCTTCAGGCAAAGAACGCAGAGATTGTAAAAAGCGTTACAGAGCAGGTAGTCAAATATTCTCCAAATAGCTATTTGATAATTGTCTCAAATCCATTAGATGTAATGACATATCTTGCATGGAAAGTCAGTGGATTTCCAAAAAACCGTGTTGTTGGAATGGCAGGCGTACTTGATACCGCAAGATTCCGCTGTTTTCTTGCAATGGAATTAGGTGTATCAGTTGAGGATATTCAGGCCTGTGTGCTTGGCGGACATGGTGACAATATGGTTCCTCTTGCGAGATATTCAACAATTTCAGGCATTCCAATAACTCATTTTATTTCACAGGAGAAGCTGGATAAGATTATCGAAAGGACGCGTAAAGCTGGAGGGGAAATAGTTGGTCTGCTGAAAACTGGAAGTGCCTATTATTCACCTTCCGCAAGCGCTGTGCAGATGGCAGAAGCCATTCTGAAAGATAAGAAGAGAATACTCCCTGCTGCAGCCTGCCTTGATGGTGAGTATGGCATAACAGGCAATATCTTTGTGGGTGTGCCCGTAAAGTTGGGAGGAAATGGAGTAGAAGAGATTATAGAGCTTGAGCTTCTTGAAGAAGAAAAGAATGCTTTATTGAAATCAACAGAAGGTGTAAGAAAAAATATTGAAAAACTGAATATTTAA